The genomic segment TCAGGGTGCGCGCGGCAATACTCGCGGCGGGGCCAAACGGTCAAGGCGATCTTGACGACCTCTTGGGGCGATGTGGCAATAGGGGTAAGGCGGTCGGTCGAAAAGGCACCTCGATCGAATCCGCTTGCGTACACTGATCCCCCAACTACCGCCCGCCAGAGGAACCGGCCCATGAAGCTCCGCGGCATCATTCCACCCGTCGTTACCCCGATGACCCCGGACCAGGAGATCGACCTACCCGGCCTGCGGCAGCACATCGACTTCCTGCTCGCCCGCGGCGTCCACGGCATCTTCGTGTTGGGTACGAGCGGCGAGTTCTACGCGCTCGACGAAGCCGAGAAGCAGAAGGTGGTCGCGGCGGCCGTTGCGCACGTCAACGGTCGGGCGCCCGTGTACGCCGGCACCGGCGCGGAGACGACGCGCGAAGTCGTCCGCCTCACGAAGATGGCCGAACACGAGGGCGCCGTCGGCGTGTCCGTCATCACCCCGTACTTCATCAAGCCGAACCAGACCGAACTCGCCGACCACTTCCGCCGCGTCGCGGAGAGCACGAGCCTGTCGGTGGTGCTGTACAACAACCCGGCGACGTGCGGCGGGCTGAGCATCGAGCCGGAAACGGTCGCTCGGCTCGCGGAGGTGCCGAATATCGTCGGCATCAAGGACTCGTCCGGCGACCTCCAGAACACCATCGAAATCGTCCGCTCCACGCCGCGCGAGACGTTCAGCGTCCTGAACGGGCGCGACACCCTCATCCTCGCGGCGCTCCAGTCCGGCGCCCAGGGCGCGATCCCGGCGGCGTGCAACATCGCGCCGGAACTGTGCGTCGGCATCTACGAGTCGTTCACGAGGGGCGACGCGGACGCGGCCAAACGGGCGCAGTCGCGGTTACACGGCGTCCGCATGGCGATGAGCCTCGGCACCGGGAACAGCGCCGTCAAGGAAGCGATGGCGCTGCTGGGCCGCCCCGCGGGGCCGATGCGGTCACCGGTTCTGCCCTTCGGTGAGGCCCAGAAGGCGAAGCTGAAAGCGATTCTGGAGACGGCCGGGCTGATGGGGTGACCGGCCTCCGCCGCGCCCGGGTTACGAGCGTTTGAGGAGATCGTCGGCCCACTCGGTCTCGATCTGGTCGGCCTTGAGTTGGGTGCAGAAGTGGACGGCCGCGTCGCGCAGGCTGCCCGGTTTGCGGGGCAGAATCAGGTTGGCGATCAGGTCGCGCAGGTGCGGCGCGTAGGGGGAGCCCGCGAACTTGGCCGCGGACTGCGTGTACAGGTCCTGCTTCGAGTCGAACCCGCCGAACGACGCGCCGAGCAGTTTCACGCACAGGGCCGACGCGCGCGGGTCCGCGTCCTGTACGCGGGCCAGGAGCGCCAGCCGTAAGGCGCCTTCCTGGCGGGCGGTTTCCGCGAGTTCGGCCTGAACGGACGGGTGCAGATTGCTGTGGGACAGGCTCGTGTCCTCGGTCGGCCCGTCCAGCACCTTGGCGGCCGCCGCTTCGAGCGACCGCGGCGTCTCGTGGGCGAGCGCGGTGTCGTCGCCGGACCGGGAGCCGCCCTTGCTCTTCCCCTTCGGCGCCTTGACCCCCGCGACCGACGCGCCGAACAACGCGTTCAGATCCAGAGGCCGTCCGTCCGTTCCCGTCGCGCGTTCGACGATCAACTGGCCCGCGCGCCACCGGAACACGACCCGCGCGGCCAGAACCGGGGGCCGGGACACGGACTGCGGCTGGAGGCAGTAGGCGTAGCCCTCGGCCGCCTCGACCCGCACCTGAGCGTCTTCGTCCAGGTGCGGCTCGATGGCCCGCCGGAACCAGTCGCTCGTCTCCGGGATCACGACGACAACGGTGCCCCGAGCCCGGACGAGCGGGAGCACGTGATTCCGCGTTCGGTAGGTTTCGGTGGACATTACCGGGGAGTTTAACTCGCGGTCTGACACATTACCAGATAACTCGACCGATCCACACACGGTCTTCACGGCTCGTCCGACGCCTCAAAACTGGGTCGGACCGGGCGCGTTCCATCACATGTGCATGAACGCGTTCGCGTTTTTGGTGGCATCGCTCATGAGTTCGTTCGGAGCGTCGCGGCCGATCGCGATCGATGCTTAGCGCCGCAAGCCGTCGCGCCAGCCACAGCACCTTCTGATCAAGTGTACGATATACGAACGCCCTGTTCCACACGCGCGTGCCCGCCGCCACAGCCTCGCGGTATTCGTCCGCCCCGGCCGGGTTCATCGCTTTCAGGCCGTGGGCAAGGCGAAGCGTCTTTGATGTGTCGAGGTTCACCCCGCCGGGCCGGCGAGGCGCCGGCCGCCTTCTCCCATGCCAGGAGGGGGGAACCCGCGGGGGGGCACCGATTGCAGCACGAGAGAGGGCAAACCAACCACCGCTACCCGTCAACTCGATTGCGCATCACTGCGCCGCCGGCTTCTCACCCCCCGGCGCCGGACCGTCGGGCGGGTTTTGCCCCTTCGGGTGGAACTGCCGGTGAATGGCCTTCAACCGGTCGCGGTCGATGTGCGTGTAAATCTGCGTCGTCTGGATCGACGCGTGGCCGAGCATCTCCTGCACGCTGCGGAGGTCCGCGCCGCCGCTGAGCAGGTGCGTGGCGAAGCTGTGCCGCATCGTGTGCGGGCTGACCGTGCTCGGCAGCCCGGCGCGCTTGCAGTACTTCTTCACCAGCGCCCACAGGTGAATCCGCGTGAGCGGGCGGCCGGTCTTGCTGACGAACACCACGTCGGCGCCGCCGGTCGGGGACCGCCCGCCCTCCGCCGACGCCCCGCTGATGTACGCCCGCAGCGCCGCCAGCGCCGGCCGCCCGAGCGGCACCACGCGCTGCTTGCTCCCCTTCCCGACGCACTTGAGGAACGCGGCGTCGAGGTACACGTCGACGAGTTTCAGGTTCACCACTTCGGACGCGCGGCAGCCGGTCGCGTAGAGCGTTTCGAGCATCGCGCGGTCCCGGAGGAAGAACCGGTCGCCGGCTTGCGGCGCGGTGATGAGCGCCTCGACCGCGGTGGGCGGCAGCACCTCGGGGACGCGCTCCCACAATTTGGGTGAGCCGAGTAGATCGACGGTCGCGGCGTCCGCGCGCTCCTCCATCCGCAGGAAGCGGTAGAACATTTTGAGCGAAACGAGGTGCCGGGCGATGCTCGGCGGGGCGAGCTTCTCGTCGTGTAAGAAGCCCACGTAGCGCGCGAGATCCTTGAGAGCCGGCTTCAGGTACTCCTCGAACTTCACGAGCGCGGCCCATTTCGCGTACCGTTCGAGATCGCGGCCGTAGGCCTGCACCGTGTTGTCGGCCATGCCCCGTTCGGACAGCATGTAGTTCCGGAACGCGGCCACGTCGGATACCAGTTCGGAGAGGGACACGGTTCACCTCGAGTGTGCCGTCGTGCTACGTCCCAGGGGAAGGAGCCCATCCACGCGATTCGGTTATCACCCGCCGCCCAGGAGTTCGCGAACAATGACCGGGCGCAGTTGCTCGAACGCCCGCGCCCGGTGGCTCATCTGCTGTTTCACTTCGGGCGGCAGTTCACCGAACGTCTGACCGTACTCGGGCACGAGGAACAGCGGGTCGTAGCCGAACCCGCCGCTGCCGCGGTACTCGGTCACGATGGAGCCGTGGCACCGTCCTTCCACCTCCGCGACCACCCGGCCCGTCGGGTCGGCCAGAACCGCGGTGCTGACGTAGTACGCGGCCCGCTGGTCGCCGGTGAGTGCGGACATCTCGCGTAAGAGTTTCTCGTTGTTGGCCGCGTCGTCTCCGTGCGTGCCGGAGTACCGCGCGGAGTACACGCCCGGCGCGCCGCCGAGGGCCGGTACGCACAAGCCACTGTCTTCGCCGATCACCCACGCTCCCAGGACCGGGGCGAGTTGGGTCGCCTTGAGGGTCGCGTTGCCGACGAACGTTTCCGCGGTCTCCTCGACCTCCGGCGCGTCGGGGTACGGCGTGAGGTCGGTCAGGTCCAGCGGCAGGTCGCCGAGCAGCGCGAGCATTTCCTTGAGCTTCTTCTTGTTGCGGCTGCCGAGTACGAGTCGCGTCATCGCGGCCTTTCCGAGGGTGAATGTGTGCCGGTCACGGCGTCCCATTCGGTCGTCATCTGTTCAACGTTCGGTGGATGGTACACGGGGCGCGGGTCCGTTTCGAGTGCCATCCCGGCGGGCGCGAGCGCTCGACCCCGGCCGCGACCACGAGATGCGGCGGAACCCTTATGAGTGGACCGAGTGGGGCGCCGCAAAAATCCGTTCGGAACGACCCGGTGGCGGGACGCGGGGCGCGCGGTTAGCATGTCTCTGCGCTCCGCGCGCGAGTCCTCCCTAAACTCGAAGAGTGTTCACCATGCTCACCCGACGCGACCTACTCCGCTCCGCCACCGCCGGCGCCGCTGCACTCGTACTCCCAACAACCCCGGCGCTCCTGCGGGCCGATGACGCGAAAGGCTTCACGCTGCCGAAGCTCCCCTACGCGTTCGACGCGCTGGAGCCGGCCATCGACGCCAAGACGATGGAGATCCACCACGACAAGCACCACCAGGCGTACGTGGACAACCTGAACAAGGCGCTCGCGAAGCACCCCGACTGGCTCGCCAAGCCGATCGTCGAGGTGGTCCGCGATTACAAGAAGCTGCCGGCGGAGTTGCAGACGCCCGTGCGGAACAACGGCGGCGGGCACCTGAACCACACGTGGTTCTGGCAGATGATGACCAAGCCGGGCGGCGCGGGGCCGTCGGGCGAACTGCTCAAGGCCATCGAGACCAGTTTCGGCTCTCTGGACGGCTTCAAGAAGGAGTTCACCGCGGCCGCGACGACCCAGTTCGGCAGCGGCTGGGCGTGGCTGGTGAAGGGCAAGGAGAAGCCGCTGGAAGTCGTCAAGTTGCCCAACCAGGACAACCCGGTGACCGACGGGCGCGTCGTGCTCCTGGGCGTGGACGTGTGGGAACACGCCTATTACCTGAAGTACCAGAACAAGCGGGCCGACTACGTGGCCGCGTGGTACGGTGTCGTCAACTGGCCGTTCGTGGCCGAGTTGTACGCCGCGAAGTGATTTGGCGAACCGCCGGCGTGAGCCGGCGGGTGAGACTCATGTGGTGATACGCGCCCATACGATCGCGTATCGCCTCATGGAAGCCGGCCCCCCAACCCGTTCGACCGCCCGCGACGGGAAGAGTCCGCGGCGATCATTGTGGTCCCGTCGTGCGTATATAGTGTGCCGACGCACTGCCGGCCGCACCCGGGCGGGTTCCTCTGCCGATTTGCCCCCCGCTCTTGCTTCCCCGTCCGGTGCAGGTAGAACATCCGACACCCATATTTCCGTTCCGGCCGATGGCCGAGAGTTTCGGACGCCTGGAGGTTCACCCGTGCTCCGTACCCGTTTCGCCGTCGCCGCCCTGCTGGGCGTCGCCCTGACCGCCGTCGCCGGTGGCCAGGACCGCACGTTCACGCTGAAGTTCAAGGACGACAAAGGGGCGCTGGTGCCCTTCTACCAGGAGATGAGCACCGAGGTCACGCAGCACATCAAGGTGCAGGGCCAGGACCTGCCGCAGCAGCAGAAGAGCACGTTCTGGTACGCGTGGACCCCGGTGAAAGAAGACAAGGTCAAGGAGGGGACCGAGGACGTCGCCAAGTGGACGCTGAAGGAGAAGATCGAGGGGCTGAAGATGGACATCGACATCTCCGGCAACCCGATCAAGTACGACTCCCGCACCCCGGACGCCCCCGGCAGCGCCGGGAACCCCGGGCTGGTCGAGTTCTTCAAGAGCCTGAAGGACTCGGAGTTCACGGTGACGCTGGGCAAGAACTACAAGGTCGAGAAGGTGGACGGGAAGGAAGACTTCATCAAGAAGCTCGTCGCCGGCAGCCCGCAGATGGACGCGCTGTTGAAGAAGGTGATGACGGACGACGCGCTGAAGGAGATGACGGACCCGACGTACAAGCTGCTGCCGGAGGGGCCGAAGAAGAAGGGCGACAAGTGGGAGCGGAAGACGAGCCTGAACCTGGGGCCGATCGGGAGCTACGAACTGACCTACAAGTTCACCTACCTGGAGCCGGACAAGGAAGGGGACAAGAAGGACTTCGACAAGATCGAGGTGGAGACGGCGATCAGCTACACGGCCCCGAAGGAGACGACGGACGGCCTGCTGTTCCGGATCAAGGACGGGAGCAAGCTGACGAGCGACCCGTCGGGGAGCAAGGGCGTGGTGTACTACGACCCGAAGGCCCAGCGGATCGCGGAGGCGACGATCAACATCAAGCTGCGGGGCGACCTGATCGTGGTGATCGGCGGGACCGACACCAAGGTGGAACTGACCCAGGAGCAGAAGACCACCATCAAGACCGCCGACACTAGCTTCCTCGCGCCGCCGAAGGCGCCCACCGCGCCGACCCCGCCCAAGTCGTAATTCTCGCCCGACCGCGATCACTCTCCGCCCGGCCCCCGCGCCGGGCGGTTTCGTTTCGGGAGTTCCTCATGAAGATCGCCGTTCTGGGGGCGGCCGGGCAACTCGGCCGCGACCTGTGCCCGCGCCTCGCCGCCCTCGGCGACGTGGTCCTGCTGTCGCGTGCCGACATCGACCTGTCGCGGCCCGAGGCGGTGCCCCCGGCCGTGTTGGCCGCGAGTCGCCCCGACGTGTTCATCAACTGCGCCGCGTACAACCTCGTGGATAAGGCCGAAGTGGAGCCCGAAGCGGCGTTCGCCACGAACGCGCTGGGCGTTCGGGCGCTGGCGAAAGCGTGCCACGCGGCCCGCGTTCGGTTCGTCCACTTCAGCACGGACTACGTCTTCGGACTTCACACCCCGCGCCGCGCGCCGCGCGCCGAGACGGACGTGCCCGGCCCGGAGAGCGTGTACGCCGCGAGCAAACTCGCGGGCGAGTGCTTCGCGCTCTCCGAAGCGCGGGACGCGCTCGTCGTCCGTACTTGCGGCCTGTACGGCGTCTGGGGCAGCGGCGGGAAGGGCGGGAACTTTGTTGAGACGATGTTGCGGGTCGCGGGACAGGGCAAGCCGCTGCGGGTGGTGAACGATCAGCACTGCACCCCGAGTTACACCGCCGACGTGGCCGACGCGACCGTGCAACTCGTCCGCAACGGTACGAGCGGGTTGTTTCACATCGTGAACCGGGGTGCGGGTACGTGGTTCGAGTTCGCGGCGGAGATTTTCCGCCAGGCCGGACTGAAACCCGATCTCACGCCCATCACCAGCGCCGAGTTCAACGCCGCCGCGAAGCGGCCGGCCTACAGCGTCCTCGCGACCGACAAACTCGTGGCGGCGGGCGTGCCGGCGCTGCGCCCGTGGCCGGAGGCGCTCGCCGCGTACCTCGCGGAGCGGCAGAACAAACCCGCCGGAAAGTAGGTCACTCGCTCCGCGAGTGGCACCAATCACCAACCCCCAATAGCGCGGGCGCGGTGGCGGAAAGTCGGTCGCTCGTTCCGCGAGCGATGCGAGCCACCGGCTCCAAAAATCGGAATGGCGCGACTCGCGGCGCGAGGTCGCCTACTTTCCCGCGACGCGCCCACCATTTTTCGATTTCTTTCATTCCCGCTGCGCCCCCTTGACACGAGGCGTCTGCGCAGCGAAACTGAAATGAGACGAAATCTCAACAAGATTCGCCACGGGCGATTTTCCGCCGCACCGCGCGAGCCGGGAGTGAGAGTGGCGACGAGCTGGCAACCGGCAGCCCCGACTTTGTCGGAAACGGCTGCGAGCCCCGAAGGGGCGGGACGTCTCATGCTGATGCCCTTGGACATGCTGAACGCCGGCGAGTGGGCCGAGGTGGAAGAGGTATCCGGCCAACCGGCCTGGGTCGGGCGCCTCGCCGAACTCGGCATCCGCCAGGGGTGCCGCGTGCAGGTGATGCAGCCGGGAACGACGTGCCTGCTGAACGTGTCCGGCTGCAAGTTGTGCCTGCGCGGCGGCGAGTGCTCGCAGATCCTCGTCCGGCCCGTTGCCGGGCAGATCGGTTGATATGGCCACCCTTGCCGACCTGTCACCCGGCCAGAGCGCCGAGGTGCTGTCCCTGTCCGGTGACCCCGCTCTCGTGCAGCGCCTGTACGAGTTCGGCCTGCTCGAGGGGGAGCGGGTCGAACTCCTCGCCCGTGCGCCGTTGGGCGATCCGATCGAGATCCAGCTCGGTAACTCCCGCCTGAGCCTGCGTAAAGCCGAAGCGGCACAAATTACCGTTCGGATCGTTTAGACGCGCCCCCACGCGCCACCACAATGCACACCTCTCCACTTACCGTCGCACTGGTTGGGAACCCCAACGCCGGAAAATCGACGCTGTTCAACGCGCTCTCCGGCCTGCGGCAGCGGGTCGGCAATTACCCCGGCGTCACCGTCGAGATGAAGAAGGGGCAGTTCACCGCCGACGGCGTGGCGGCCGATCTCATCGACCTGCCGGGCACCTACAGTCTCGCCGCGCGCAGCCCGGACGAGATGGTCGCGGTCGATCTGCTCCTCGGGCGGCGGCCGGACGAGCCCCGGCCCGCGGTCGTCGTCTCCATCGTCGATGCCACCAACCTCGACCGGCACCTGTACCTCACCAGCCAGTTGCTCGACCTCGGCGTGCCGGTCGTCGTCGCGGTCAACATGATCGACGCGGCCCGCGCGCAGGGGCTGACGTTCGATTACGCGAAGCTGTCCGCCGCCCTGGGGGCACCGGTGGTGCCGATCCAGGCGAACAACGGCGCCGGCCTGCCCGAACTGACGAAGGCGATCCGGACCGCGGCGGAGTCCGGTTCGGTTCCCCACGGCCCGCAGTTCCCGGCCGCCTTCAACGAGGTCGCCGAGCAGTTCCAGAAGGAGCTTTCGGACGAGGTCCCGGCGTTCCTCGTGCGCCGGCTGCTCATCGACGTGGGCGGTTACACGGAACAGTGGCTCGTGGAGCGGCACGGAGATGGGCTGAAGGCGAAGCTCGCCGCCGCGCGAGACAAACTCGCCGCGGGCGGGCAGGGCGTGCCGGGCGTGGAGGCCCGCACGCGGTTCGGCTGGGTGCGCGCCGCCGTGGCCGCGGCCGTGACGAAGCCCGCGGTGCGGCCCGTCACCTGGACCGATCGCATCGACCGGGTTCTGACGCACCGGCTGTGGGGCACGGTCGTGTTCCTGGCGGTCATGTTCCTGATGTTCCAGTCGATCTTCCTGTGGGCGAAGCCGCTCATGGATCTGATCGACGGCGGGCGCGAGGCGATCGCGAAGGGCGCCGAAGGGCGGCTCCCCGTCGGCCCGCTCCGCGCGCTGCTCGTGGACGGGGTCATCAAGGGCGCGGGCAGCGTGCTGGTGTTCCTGCCGCAGATCATGATCCTGTTCGGGTTCATCGGGGTGCTGGAGGACTGCGGGTACATGGCCCGCGCCGCGTTCCTCATGGACCGGGTCATGTCCCGGTGCGGGCTGAGCGGGAAGTCGTTCATCCCGATGCTGTCGAGCGTGGCGTGCGCGGTGCCGGGCATCATGGCGACGCGGGTGATCGAGAACCGCCGCGACCGGCTCGCGACCGTTCTCGTGGCGCCGCTCATGAGCTGTTCGGCCCGGCTGCCGGTGTACGTGCTCCTGATCGGCGCGTTCCTCGCGAAGCCGGGGGGGGCGACCTGGCTGCCGGGGCTGGTCCTGTTCGCGATGTACATGATCGGCTTCACGGTCGCGCCGCTGGTGGCGCTCGTCCTGAAGCGGACGCTGCTCCGCGGCGCGCCGCCGGTGTTCGTGATGGAACTCCCGGCGTACCGCCGCCCGAAGCTGAGCGGTGTTGCCCGCCGCATGTACGACGCCGGCCGGGCGTTCACCGTGCGGGCCGGCACCATCATCCTCGCCGCGATGGTGCTGGTGTGGGCGCTGCTGTACTTCCCCTACACGGACCCGAACGGCGGGTCGTACCCCGACCGCATCGACGAAGCGGAACGGGCGGCGAAGCAGACCGAGGACCGGCTGAAGGAACTCAAGGCGAGGGCCGCGGCCACGGGCGACGAGAAGGCGGAGCTGGAGCAGCTCGAAGAGGCCGCGGCGCTCCCCGACAAGCTGAACGGTGAGTGGAAGCGCTCCAGCGCGCTGGGCCGGGCCGGGGTGTGGATGGAGCCGGCGTTCCGGCCGCTGGGCTGGGACTGGAAGATCGGCGTGGCCGCGATGGCGAGCTTCCCGGCCCGCGAGGTGATCGTCGGCACGTTCGGCCTGCTGTACGACGTGGGCGAGGTGGACACGAAGGCGATCGGCAACGACCAGGCCGACGACGACGCGAAGGAAAAGGCCGCGGGTCTGACGAAGGCGGTTCAGGAGGAGTGGGCGAAGGACCCGATTCGCGGCAAGTACGGCGTGCCGGTGGCGCTGTCGCTGATGGTGTTCTTCGCGCTCTGTTGTCAGTGCGCGTCCACGCTCGTGGTGATCCGCCACGAGACGAAGAGCTGGCTCTGGCCCGCGTTCACCTTTACGTACATGACGGTACTGGCGTACCTCGGGGCGCTCGTCACGTTCCAGGTGGGCCGGCTGATCGTGGGGTGAGACATGTCGGTGGCGCTTCAACTCGTTCTGGTCGCGGTCATCGTGGCCGGCGCTGCGGGGTACGTGGTGCGCGCCTCGTGGAAGACGTGGTTCGGCCGGTCGAAGTCCGGGTGCGGCTCCGGGTGCGGCAAGTGCGCGGCGCCTGCGCCGGAACCGGTGGTGACGGGGCGGCGCCCGCTCCCGATGGCGTAGCACGGCACGCCACCGCGGGCCGCGTACCACGATCGCGAGTGGGCGAAGATGATGTGTGACGTCGGGCTGATCCCGAGCGACACGGGCGAAGAGGGCGGCAAGCAAACCGGGCAGCGGATGACGCACTACATCGAAAAGGGGGGCCGATTCGAAACCGCCTTCAAGGCCATGCCGGAAACGATCCGGCTGCCCTGGACGAGCGGTGGCGCGCTCCTCGGCATCAAAGGACCGAAGGAACCGAAAGCGAAAAACAAGATCAAATACACGTGCGCGGGCGGGTGCGACGTGAACGTGTGGGGCAAGCCCGGTCTTCGGATCGCGTGCGGCGAGTGCGAAGAATTGTTCGAAGAGATCGAAGCCGATTGACGCTGACAGGGCGCGGGCGCTACTTTCGGAGCAGCGCCCGCATCGCGACTACTTCTCAGGCTTTTTTTCAGGAGGAGGCAGCAGAACACGGCGGACGGACGGTTTCGGCCCTTTACCCGTAACCGTTACCTTCTTGACCACATCCTTGCCGAATGAATAGATCGTAACTCGATCCTCGTCCTGCTTCACTTTCCATAGCGGATCATTTAGTGTCATCGCAACCGTCGTAGCGGCGTTTTTTGGACCGGCCACCTCACCAATACCAATCGAAAGCGGGACGCTCTCTCCAGAGGCCAGGGTGATCGTGACATAAAATCTGTACGTGCATTGTTGGCAGCGGGCAGGGGCCGGAAATCGAGTTCGTAAGCTGCCGGCAGAGTGCCAAGCGCTGCCGGCAGCACCAAGCCGCAAACGAGCATGAGCATGGCAGCAAACCTTTCGGTGTTTATTAATACGGACTACTTCTTTTTCGGCAGCATTGGCACCCAGCAAACAGCCGGCTTCCACCCCTCTGACGAAAAGGTGATGGACCGGAAGGTAGAAGCCTTCGAAGATTCCAGCACGAAAAGGGTCTTGCCCACCTCCCGCGCCTTATAGCCGGACACCTCCTTAATGCGGTAGGCGAGCACCTCGCGTACCGCCTCTGCGGTCGTGCCTGGTTGATATGTGCCTCTGTAGATAAAGACAGTGCCGTTCGCTGCAACGATACGCGCGCTGATTTCGACCGCTTCTTGTCCGGGCCAACTGGAGGTGTCGATGTGGTATTCGCACGGGATAACGTGCAGCACCGAAGCTAACGTAAACGCGGAGAGAGACATGGGTTCACCTGATGTAAGCGAAACGCCGAACAGGTGGCGGCCGTCAACGGCCCGCCACCTACCGAACACGTCGGAATTGACAGGACTAGCTATTACCTCGGCAAGGAAGTTGCTCAAGGTGTAACATAAAAGGGGCCTCGTAGTGGCCCCGATCGGTCTCACCATCGTCCGCTGAGCGGCTGCGTCATGGCGATCACATTGCCGGATTCTCGTGGGCTGTCCGACGAAGTCCTGCAGGCGTTGCGCCTGCGCGCGTTGCACGGGATCGAGTCCGGGTTCTCGCAAGCCGATGTGGCCCGGTTGCTGGGTGTCGCGGGTGAAACCGTGTCGCGCTGGTGGACGGCCTACACGGCGGGTGGGCTGCAGGCCCTGCCCCAGGAGCGCACCGGGCGACCGGTGGGAACCGGGCGCACCCTCTCCGACGAGCAAGGGGCCCACCTGCAACTACTGCTCGACACCAAGAGCCCGTCGGATCTGGGGATCGCCGCGCCCGTGTGGAACCGTCGCGCGGTTCGCGACCTGATCCTCAACGAGTACGGGCTCCGGGTGCCGATTCGCACCGTGGGGGAATACTTGCGGCGCTGGGGCTATACGGCCAAGAAGCCGTCCCGCCACGCCCGCAAGCAAGATCCCGACGAGGTGCGTGAGTGGCTCGAGCAGACGTATCCGGCCATTGAAAAGCTGGCTCGGGCGGAACGGGCCACCATGTTCTGGTGCGATGAGACCGGGACGGCCGCCGACGCGTATCCCGGTTACGGGTACGCCCGCGAGGGCCAACGGGCGACGATCGAGGTTCCCGATCCGCACATCCGGATGAACATGGTCTCCGGGATCAGTAACACGGGCGATGTGCGGTTCCTGACGTATTCCGGCACGATGACGGCCGAGCGGTTCATCACGTTCCTGAAGCAGTTGCTGACGACCGTGCCGGGTACGATCTTCGTGATCGTGGACAACTTGCCCGCCCACGCCAAGGATGCGGTCGTCGCTTGGGTCCAACAGCATGAGGATCGGCTCGCCGTGTTTTATCTGCCCCGGTACAGTCCCGAATTGAACCCCGACGAGTATCTCAACAACGACCTGAAGGGGCAGGTGCATGACGCCGGCTTGCCCGACACGAGCAAAACCCTGCGCTCGCGAATCCAACGCTTCATGCACAAGCTCCTGATGCTACCCAAACATGTGATGAGCTACTTCCTCCATCCAAAAGTAAACTATTGCGCATCAGGTTAATGATAAAATTATTTGCCGGGGTAATAAGACAAACAACCGACGTCTCGCAATCCCGGTTATTCCGCCGAAGGTGCCCATACCGGGGCTACACCGTTCGGACCTTTCGTTGCCTCGTCAAGCTTTGGATAGCTGGACATCAAGCCGGTGTTCTGGTTGAACTTGAACGCCTCCACCTTTGAAAGCTGGGACGTTGCCGTACCCTTAATGTCCAGCCTTGTAGTTCCGACTGCCGTAACCTTGAAGCCCAGCGCAAGCCGGCCCGGTTCATACGCGCCGCGGACTTGTGCGGAACCGCGAGTGGC from the Frigoriglobus tundricola genome contains:
- a CDS encoding superoxide dismutase; protein product: MLTRRDLLRSATAGAAALVLPTTPALLRADDAKGFTLPKLPYAFDALEPAIDAKTMEIHHDKHHQAYVDNLNKALAKHPDWLAKPIVEVVRDYKKLPAELQTPVRNNGGGHLNHTWFWQMMTKPGGAGPSGELLKAIETSFGSLDGFKKEFTAAATTQFGSGWAWLVKGKEKPLEVVKLPNQDNPVTDGRVVLLGVDVWEHAYYLKYQNKRADYVAAWYGVVNWPFVAELYAAK
- the dapA gene encoding 4-hydroxy-tetrahydrodipicolinate synthase, which produces MKLRGIIPPVVTPMTPDQEIDLPGLRQHIDFLLARGVHGIFVLGTSGEFYALDEAEKQKVVAAAVAHVNGRAPVYAGTGAETTREVVRLTKMAEHEGAVGVSVITPYFIKPNQTELADHFRRVAESTSLSVVLYNNPATCGGLSIEPETVARLAEVPNIVGIKDSSGDLQNTIEIVRSTPRETFSVLNGRDTLILAALQSGAQGAIPAACNIAPELCVGIYESFTRGDADAAKRAQSRLHGVRMAMSLGTGNSAVKEAMALLGRPAGPMRSPVLPFGEAQKAKLKAILETAGLMG
- the rdgB gene encoding RdgB/HAM1 family non-canonical purine NTP pyrophosphatase translates to MTRLVLGSRNKKKLKEMLALLGDLPLDLTDLTPYPDAPEVEETAETFVGNATLKATQLAPVLGAWVIGEDSGLCVPALGGAPGVYSARYSGTHGDDAANNEKLLREMSALTGDQRAAYYVSTAVLADPTGRVVAEVEGRCHGSIVTEYRGSGGFGYDPLFLVPEYGQTFGELPPEVKQQMSHRARAFEQLRPVIVRELLGGG
- a CDS encoding DUF6263 family protein, translated to MLRTRFAVAALLGVALTAVAGGQDRTFTLKFKDDKGALVPFYQEMSTEVTQHIKVQGQDLPQQQKSTFWYAWTPVKEDKVKEGTEDVAKWTLKEKIEGLKMDIDISGNPIKYDSRTPDAPGSAGNPGLVEFFKSLKDSEFTVTLGKNYKVEKVDGKEDFIKKLVAGSPQMDALLKKVMTDDALKEMTDPTYKLLPEGPKKKGDKWERKTSLNLGPIGSYELTYKFTYLEPDKEGDKKDFDKIEVETAISYTAPKETTDGLLFRIKDGSKLTSDPSGSKGVVYYDPKAQRIAEATINIKLRGDLIVVIGGTDTKVELTQEQKTTIKTADTSFLAPPKAPTAPTPPKS
- the xerD gene encoding site-specific tyrosine recombinase XerD → MSLSELVSDVAAFRNYMLSERGMADNTVQAYGRDLERYAKWAALVKFEEYLKPALKDLARYVGFLHDEKLAPPSIARHLVSLKMFYRFLRMEERADAATVDLLGSPKLWERVPEVLPPTAVEALITAPQAGDRFFLRDRAMLETLYATGCRASEVVNLKLVDVYLDAAFLKCVGKGSKQRVVPLGRPALAALRAYISGASAEGGRSPTGGADVVFVSKTGRPLTRIHLWALVKKYCKRAGLPSTVSPHTMRHSFATHLLSGGADLRSVQEMLGHASIQTTQIYTHIDRDRLKAIHRQFHPKGQNPPDGPAPGGEKPAAQ
- a CDS encoding FeoA family protein — protein: MATLADLSPGQSAEVLSLSGDPALVQRLYEFGLLEGERVELLARAPLGDPIEIQLGNSRLSLRKAEAAQITVRIV
- a CDS encoding FeoA family protein, which produces MLMPLDMLNAGEWAEVEEVSGQPAWVGRLAELGIRQGCRVQVMQPGTTCLLNVSGCKLCLRGGECSQILVRPVAGQIG
- the rfbD gene encoding dTDP-4-dehydrorhamnose reductase — its product is MKIAVLGAAGQLGRDLCPRLAALGDVVLLSRADIDLSRPEAVPPAVLAASRPDVFINCAAYNLVDKAEVEPEAAFATNALGVRALAKACHAARVRFVHFSTDYVFGLHTPRRAPRAETDVPGPESVYAASKLAGECFALSEARDALVVRTCGLYGVWGSGGKGGNFVETMLRVAGQGKPLRVVNDQHCTPSYTADVADATVQLVRNGTSGLFHIVNRGAGTWFEFAAEIFRQAGLKPDLTPITSAEFNAAAKRPAYSVLATDKLVAAGVPALRPWPEALAAYLAERQNKPAGK